ACATGGACCAACGCCGGAAGAAAAGCACATCCGGCAGCTAGCCGACTTTATCAAGCGTGGAACCCCTGGGAAGGGGGTTTCGGGTAACTTCCGGTGGGGTCTATGGTCAGCCGCACCGGTGGAACTCAAGCTGTGATGTGTCCGGAACGTCCCCGTGACGTGAATCGGGCGAATCACGCCTTCGGCGTGTCCCTAGTGGGTGCTTTGTACCAACTCGGTGAGAACGCCGCCACAGTCCTTGGGGTGCAGAAAGACGATCTGCGAACCCGCTGTGCCGGTGCGCGGCTCGGCGTCCAGCACCCGCACCCCGCGCTCGCCGATCCCGTTCGCGCTCGCGGCCACGTCACCGGTGCCGAACGCGATGTGGTGCACGCCCTCGCCGTTGCGGGCCAGGAACTTCGCGACGGGGGAATCCTCCCGAGTCGGCTCCAGCAGTTGCAGATAGGTGGCGCCGCCGTCGTCCGTGCCGTTGATCCGGAGCATCGCCTCGCGGACGCCCTGCTCCTCGTTGACCTCCTCGTGCTCCACCTCGAAGCCGTACGTGCTCCGGTAGAACTCGATGGACGCGTCGAGGTCGTGGCAGGCGATCCCCACGTGGTCCAACCGGCTCAGACCGGAGAACGGGCCGGTGGGGCTGGGTGCGTCACTCACTGGCGAACCTCCCGAACTTCGATGTGATGTGTGTGGGTATCGTTGCAGACCAGGTGCGTCACCCATCACTTGGAGGCCAGTTAAGATGCCCGGTTCCGTCATCGTCGGTGGGGCTCGTACCCCCACCGGCCGACTCCTCGGCTCCCTCGCCGGGTTCTCCGCCGCAGACCTGGGCGGCTTCGCGATCAAGGCCGCGCTGGAGCGCGCCGGCATCAGCGGCGAACAGGTCGGATACGTGGTCATGGGACAGGTGCTGCAGGCGGGCGCCGGTCAGATCCCCTCCCGCCAGGCCGCCGTCAAGGCGGGCATCCCCATGGACGTCCCGTCCGTGACCATCAACAAGGTCTGCCTGTCCGGCCTGGACGCCATCGCCCTGGCCGACCAGCTCGTGCGCGCGGGCGAGTTCGACATCGTGGTCGCGGGCGGAATGGAGTCCATGACCAACGCCCCGCACCTGCTGCCCAAGTCGCGACAGGGCTACAAGTACGGCTCCATCGAGGTCCTGGACGCCACGGCGCACGACGGCCTCACCGACGCCTTCGAGGGCGACTCCATGGGCGCCTCCACCGAGCGCCACAACAGCAAGCTCGGCATCGAGCGCCCCGAGCAGGACGCGTTCGCCGCCCGCTCCCACCAGCGCGCCGCCGCCGCTGCCGAGAAGGGCCTGTTCGACGAGGAGATCGTCCCCGTCGAGATCCCGCAGCGCAAGGGCGACCCCGTCGGCTTCTCCGCCGACGAGGGCATCCGCCCCGGTACCACCGCCGAGAGCCTGGGCAAGCTCCGCCCGGCCTTCGACCGCGAGGGCACCATCACCGCGGGTTCCTCCTCGCAGATCTCCGACGGCGCCGCCGCGGTGGTCGTGATGAGCCGCGCCAAGGCCGAGGAGCTCGGCGCCCCGATCCTCGCCGAGATCGGCGCGCACGGGAACGTGGCGGGCCCGGACAACTCGCTGCACTCCCAGCCCTCCAACGCCATCAAGCACGCGCTGGCCAAGGCGGGCAAGGAGATCGGCGACCTCGACCTCATCGAGATCAACGAGGCCTTCGCCGCGGTCGGCATCCAGTCCACCAAGGACCTCGGGGTCTCGGAGGACATCGTCAACGTCAACGGCGGCGCCATCGCGATCGGTCACCCGATCGGCGCCTCCGGCGCGCGCATCGCCCTGCACCTGATCCACGAGCTCGGCCGCCGTGGCGGCGGGCTCGGCGCGGCCGCCCTGTGCGGTGGCGGCGGGCAGGGCGACGCCCTGCTGTTCACGGTGCCTGCCAAGTAGTTCGCGCAGGGGCGCCGGTGCCTGCCGACGCCGAGTCGTACCTGGTAGAACACAGGGGCGAGGGCCACAAGCCCTCGCCCCTCCTCTTCTCCGCCCGTCACAATCGAGGAGTCGCATGAACGCCCCCCAGCTGGTCGAACGGGTTCGCGGGGGTGACCGCCGGGCGCTGGCCCGCGCGATCACCCTGGTCGAGAACGGTGCCGCCGAACTGCGCGAGATCATGGCGGGGCTGGCGCTCCACACCGGCCGGGCCCGCGTGGTCGGGTTCACCGGGTCGCCCGGGGTCGGCAAGTCCACCACCACCAACGCCGTGGTGCGCGCGGTGCGGGCCAAGGGCCTGACCGTCGCGGTCCTGGCGGTCGACCCCTCCTCGCCCTTCACCGGCGGTGCCCTGCTCGGCGACCGGGTTCGGATGCAGGAGCACGCCACCGACCCGGGCGTGTACATCAGGTCCATGGCCAACCGCGGGCACCTGGGCGGGCTCTCCTGGGCCACCCCGCACGCGCTGCGGGTGCTGGACGCGGCCGGGTTCGACGTGATCCTGGTGGAGACCGTCGGCGTGGGCCAGGCCGAGGTGGAGATCGCCGGTCAGGCGGACACGACCGTCGTGCTGTGCGCTCCCGGCATGGGCGACTCGGTGCAGGCGGCCAAGGCCGGGGTGCTGGAGGTCGCCGACGTGTTCGCGGTGAACAAGGCCGACCGCGACGGCGCCAAGGTCACCCTGCGCGAGCTGCGCCAGATGGTCGCGATGAAGGACCGCGACGAGGCGGAGTGGAAACCGCCGATCGTCATGACGGTCGCCGCCAAGGACGAGGGCGTCGACGAGCTCTGGGGGCGGGTCGAGGACCACTACGCCCACCTGGAGGAGTCCGGCGAGCTCGCGACCAGGCGTCGCGAACGCGCCCGCCACGAGGTACAGGCGATCGTGCTGGACCTGCTGCGCGCCCGGATGGGCGGGGTGGGCGCGGACAGCGGTCTGGACGGCCTGGCCGGGGAGGTCGCGGCGGGGGAGCGCGACCCCTACGCCGCCGCCGACCTGCTACTGAAGGAACTGGGCGCCGACCCGGGAGCCTAGTCCGGGCCAGCGCCGTTCCGGTGTGGAGACACTGCCTTCGACACAAAGGCGGCCGGGGCGGACCGTCGCACGTCGGTCCGCCCCGGCCTTGGCGGCGGTGCTCCCCGGATCAGAGCACCGACGCCGCTGGTTCCCGCTCCGGCCCAGACCGGAGGCGGGGGTCTGTGGGCGCTACCTTCCCAGCGCCGCGTCGATGGCGGTCAGCAGACTGCCCTCGGAGTCGTCGCCGTCGATGGACCAGATCATGACCCCGCCGAGACCGTTGTCGGTCACCCAGTCGGTCTTCTGGGTCATGGAGACCTCGTCGTCGAAGGTCCAGAAGGTCTCACCGTCGTAGAGCCAGGCGGTGCCGAGGTCGTCGTCGCGGTAGAGGTCGAAGCCGGAGAGCTCCTTGAGGTTGCGGTACTCCTCGGTACCGTCGGCGTAGGTGCCCGGGGCCGGGCCCGCGGCGGGCTGGAAGAGTCCGTCGCCCTCGGGGCCGGGCGCCACACCCGTCCAGCCCTGGCTGTAGAAGGGCACGCCCAGCACGATCTTCTCCGGGTCGACCCCGCGGTCCAGGTAGGCCTGCACGGTGGTCTGGGTAGAGATCACGTCGCCCGGGTCGCGCGGGTCCGGGGCCAGGTTGGACTGGTGGTTGGTGACGCTCTCCCAGGTGCCGTGGTAGTCGTAGCCCTGCACCGTGATGAAGTCGAAGTTCGACATGATCTCGTCCAGCTCGTAGCCGGTGTCGATCCGCCAGGGACCGGCGGGCATGAACGAGCTGAGCTCGAAGTGGCGGCCGGTCTCCTCGCCGAGCTCGTCGATCTGGTCGCGGAACTCCTGGACCAGGGCGGTGAAGTTCTCCC
This DNA window, taken from Nocardiopsis exhalans, encodes the following:
- a CDS encoding acetyl-CoA C-acetyltransferase, giving the protein MPGSVIVGGARTPTGRLLGSLAGFSAADLGGFAIKAALERAGISGEQVGYVVMGQVLQAGAGQIPSRQAAVKAGIPMDVPSVTINKVCLSGLDAIALADQLVRAGEFDIVVAGGMESMTNAPHLLPKSRQGYKYGSIEVLDATAHDGLTDAFEGDSMGASTERHNSKLGIERPEQDAFAARSHQRAAAAAEKGLFDEEIVPVEIPQRKGDPVGFSADEGIRPGTTAESLGKLRPAFDREGTITAGSSSQISDGAAAVVVMSRAKAEELGAPILAEIGAHGNVAGPDNSLHSQPSNAIKHALAKAGKEIGDLDLIEINEAFAAVGIQSTKDLGVSEDIVNVNGGAIAIGHPIGASGARIALHLIHELGRRGGGLGAAALCGGGGQGDALLFTVPAK
- the mce gene encoding methylmalonyl-CoA epimerase gives rise to the protein MSDAPSPTGPFSGLSRLDHVGIACHDLDASIEFYRSTYGFEVEHEEVNEEQGVREAMLRINGTDDGGATYLQLLEPTREDSPVAKFLARNGEGVHHIAFGTGDVAASANGIGERGVRVLDAEPRTGTAGSQIVFLHPKDCGGVLTELVQSTH
- the meaB gene encoding methylmalonyl Co-A mutase-associated GTPase MeaB; the encoded protein is MNAPQLVERVRGGDRRALARAITLVENGAAELREIMAGLALHTGRARVVGFTGSPGVGKSTTTNAVVRAVRAKGLTVAVLAVDPSSPFTGGALLGDRVRMQEHATDPGVYIRSMANRGHLGGLSWATPHALRVLDAAGFDVILVETVGVGQAEVEIAGQADTTVVLCAPGMGDSVQAAKAGVLEVADVFAVNKADRDGAKVTLRELRQMVAMKDRDEAEWKPPIVMTVAAKDEGVDELWGRVEDHYAHLEESGELATRRRERARHEVQAIVLDLLRARMGGVGADSGLDGLAGEVAAGERDPYAAADLLLKELGADPGA